The nucleotide sequence GATGTCACTTGACTACGATCAATTGTATCCATCAACTAATATTCCACAATTCCATGCAGTACTATTAACATACATACGGGTGCAATTTGCCTGAGTTGTCATAGCAGAATCATTAGAGTAATTTAAGTGGTAGCCTTTTTCCTGTACCTAGTGTAAGCATTGCTTTCCAAGCAGGTTTGCTTTCAGAGCTTCAAATATAAGACCAGTCATGACATGAAACTACATTTGTGCAGAATAGTCATGATATAAACATCAAATTGTACAATCTGAATGTTTCTTGTACCAAAATTTGAGTCTATTAATATCTCATCACTGCCTGTAGAATCTATTAGCCACATTTTAGTGATCATAGTTTCTGTCAAATAGCAGGATGTAATTAGAAAAAGGAAGTTAAGAAAGTGGAAGACAATCAACTGAAAGAAAACAGAagaccaatcaaacaagtttaataCACATATCAAATAATGATGGAAGTTTAACACGGTTTCCTTTTATGGGTGTAAAAGCattattgataataaaataaaatttaccaGCACCAATAGCATAAACATTCTTCAAGCCACCCATCACTTCATGAGTGACTAGATCGCTGTTATCCCACACAATGAAATGTGGCTGCCGCAAGAACTTGGCAAGAGGTTTTCTCCACTTCTCTGCTCCACAGATTCGAGCATTAGCATATTCCTTGTTGTAAATCTCTGAAGCAATGTTTGGACCCCCAAGATAGAGAATGTTCTCGATTGGAACTCCAGCTGCCAATGCACACTCAATCACAGAACTATAAGAAGAAAACAACTTTGCAAACTAACCATCTATCCCATACCTAGACTTgcagaaaataaaataatgtgaATATCCACAAAAAAGAACCTTATAGAAACTGACTGTACATTAGTTAAACTTCAGCTTCCACATAGAGAATGTTAAAATCTCAATTACGTTCACAAAGATAAGTGCATTAACACTATTTGCTTTCTGGAGACACATTTAGCATATTAGCACTATCATTTAGGGACCGAAGGACACATTACCATAGCTGTTAAAGTGATGGTACAAGATGTTTCATTTTTCATTCTGCGTGTCATGGAAGAATAACAAGCTTTTCTATGTTTTCATGTGTATGGTATACatgaatttttctttttcttttcaattatTTTCTTCCACTCCTTGCAGAATTGCAGAGACGGAAATTGCAAATGTCACAAATAAAAACAGATGTATCATGATGGAAGCACACAATATATTTGTGAATCTGAGGAGCCTAAGCGCTTATGCATTTGTTTATGCATATAGAAAGAGCAAGGGGAACTCTTACTTGCACATTTGATCATCTGAGTAGGTGTTACTATACGTGGGACAGGATCTAGAGCCGCTTCTATACCCTTTGCAAGAGAGATAATAATTGGAACAGTAATCCTCTCCTTCCAATACCTACTGATATCCTCAAATACCTCCCTAGTCTCCGTAGACGGCAAACCATTAACCACAATATCTGCATCCCACACTGCCTCCTGCAAATTCGTTACAACCTTCAATGGACAAAGTGGGGTATCAATCATGTTTAAGCAAAATCCATCCCTCAATATCTCATCCGCATACAGTGTTCGATCACCGAGCCTTGCCTCCACATACTTCAAGTACGCACATCTTCTGATCAAACGCCTCAAAACATCCTCCCGTGAATTGATAACCTCGAACAAATGCTCCGCTGTGGAACGGTCAACTGATCTGCCAGGCCGTCTCCATATTCTAATCTGAACCTTATCGCGAAGATGACCATATGCATCCTGCAAGAGGGCAGCAAACACGCTGCCCCAGGCACCAGCCCCTACACCAACAATCTTAAGCAGATCACCATCAGTCTTGCCAAGGAGACGGCGGAGCTCATCTAGCCTTTCTTCAGCTCCATTGGAATTGTGACGGGATCCATTCGAGTTGACAGAACT is from Musa acuminata AAA Group cultivar baxijiao chromosome BXJ3-8, Cavendish_Baxijiao_AAA, whole genome shotgun sequence and encodes:
- the LOC135644031 gene encoding probable glycerol-3-phosphate dehydrogenase [NAD(+)] 1, cytosolic, whose product is MVGTVEINHSSVNSNGSRHNSNGAEERLDELRRLLGKTDGDLLKIVGVGAGAWGSVFAALLQDAYGHLRDKVQIRIWRRPGRSVDRSTAEHLFEVINSREDVLRRLIRRCAYLKYVEARLGDRTLYADEILRDGFCLNMIDTPLCPLKVVTNLQEAVWDADIVVNGLPSTETREVFEDISRYWKERITVPIIISLAKGIEAALDPVPRIVTPTQMIKCATGVPIENILYLGGPNIASEIYNKEYANARICGAEKWRKPLAKFLRQPHFIVWDNSDLVTHEVMGGLKNVYAIGAGMVAALTNESATSKSVYFAHCTSEMIFITHLLAEQPEKLAGPLLADTYVTLLKGRNAWYGQMLAKGELSLDMGDSIKGKGMIQGVSAVGAFYELLSQSSLSVLHPEEKKPVAPAELCPILKTLYKILIRRECPSQAILQALQDETMNDPRERIEIAQSQAFYRPSLLGQR